The following are from one region of the Sandaracinus amylolyticus genome:
- a CDS encoding sigma 54-interacting transcriptional regulator, translated as MPKTIDDAPTEDFELSLHGARAARGPREVNALVIAWSRAEPDRVGEVARIERACVLGRGSAPAADGAPRARFVRQRPWGDGPSEPLASPRLSREQLRIEPTAKGLRITSIGRAPMWISSEPATEREIVPGDTVRIADELLLLAVRRPTRMDAQRAWGEDESPFAFGAPDRFGLVGESVAAWTLRDRVAFAARADAHVLLLGASGTGKELVARAIHALSSRASGPLVARNAATLPEGLVDAELFGNVRNYPNPGMAERPGLVGEADKGTLFLDEIGEMPSTAQAHLLRVLDRDGEYQRLGDARPRRASIRVVGATNRARDELKHDVRARFGIVLEIPQLDARPDDVPLLVRHLVSIAATKTRVPAPEPSIELVDALLRHRYELNVRELEQLLWQAMAESRAGKLELVASLVDRLATPERGNEPAGDEKEPDREAIEAAIARAGGSVTKAARELGLRNRYVLYRLLRKHGIAVDGL; from the coding sequence ATGCCGAAGACGATCGACGACGCACCCACCGAGGATTTCGAGCTCTCGCTGCATGGCGCGCGCGCCGCGCGCGGTCCGCGCGAGGTCAACGCGCTGGTGATCGCGTGGTCGCGCGCCGAGCCCGATCGAGTCGGCGAGGTCGCGCGCATCGAGCGCGCGTGCGTGCTCGGTCGCGGCAGCGCGCCCGCCGCCGACGGCGCTCCGCGCGCGCGCTTCGTGCGACAGCGGCCGTGGGGCGACGGCCCGAGCGAGCCACTCGCATCTCCGCGCCTCTCGCGCGAGCAGCTGCGCATCGAGCCCACCGCGAAGGGGCTGCGGATCACGTCGATCGGTCGCGCGCCGATGTGGATCTCGAGCGAGCCGGCGACCGAGCGCGAGATCGTGCCGGGAGACACGGTGCGCATCGCGGACGAGCTGCTCCTGCTCGCGGTGCGCCGGCCGACCCGCATGGACGCCCAGCGCGCGTGGGGCGAGGACGAGTCCCCGTTCGCGTTCGGCGCGCCCGATCGCTTCGGGCTCGTCGGTGAGAGCGTCGCGGCGTGGACGCTGCGTGATCGCGTCGCGTTCGCGGCGCGCGCCGATGCGCACGTGCTGCTGCTCGGTGCGAGCGGCACCGGCAAGGAGCTCGTCGCGCGTGCGATCCACGCGCTCTCGTCGCGCGCGTCGGGCCCGCTGGTCGCACGCAACGCCGCCACGTTGCCCGAGGGCCTCGTCGACGCGGAGCTCTTCGGCAACGTGCGCAACTACCCGAACCCCGGCATGGCGGAGCGCCCCGGGCTCGTCGGCGAGGCCGACAAGGGCACGCTCTTCCTCGACGAGATCGGCGAGATGCCGAGCACCGCGCAGGCGCACCTGCTCCGCGTGCTCGACCGCGACGGCGAGTACCAGCGGCTCGGCGATGCGCGCCCCCGCCGCGCGTCGATCCGCGTCGTCGGCGCGACGAACCGCGCGCGCGACGAGCTCAAGCACGACGTGCGCGCGCGCTTCGGCATCGTGCTCGAGATCCCGCAGCTCGACGCGCGGCCCGACGACGTCCCGCTGCTCGTGCGGCACCTCGTGTCGATCGCCGCGACGAAGACGCGCGTGCCGGCGCCCGAGCCGAGCATCGAGCTGGTCGACGCGCTGCTGCGTCATCGTTACGAGCTCAACGTGCGCGAGCTCGAGCAGCTCTTGTGGCAAGCGATGGCGGAGAGCCGCGCCGGCAAGCTCGAGCTCGTGGCGAGCCTCGTCGATCGCCTCGCGACCCCGGAGCGCGGGAACGAGCCGGCGGGCGACGAGAAGGAGCCCGATCGCGAAGCGATCGAGGCCGCGATCGCGCGCGCCGGCGGAAGCGTGACGAAGGCCGCGCGGGAGCTCGGATTGAGGAACCGATACGTGCTCTATCGCCTGCTGCGAAAGCACGGCATCGCAGTCGACGGACTCTAG
- a CDS encoding pentapeptide repeat-containing protein yields the protein MHADGREVNLRDADLSETALGGDFTGADFRGANLRDASVHSAVFRNARLDGVDLRRIRHAEAADWAEAVLEGANLEHVRFTGPHGAVDRTTPGQPMGVANGGTDLGHANLRGARLAGATLERCSLRGADLRGADLTGAQLSGADLSGADLRGATLDRAVLLGAILRGVNLEGASVSRAEWSYRGERGHAHLTGATWTDGRVCEAGSEGRCIRSTR from the coding sequence GTGCACGCCGACGGGCGCGAGGTGAACCTGAGGGATGCAGATCTCAGCGAGACGGCACTCGGCGGGGACTTCACCGGAGCTGATTTCCGCGGCGCGAATCTTCGCGACGCGAGTGTTCACAGCGCGGTGTTCCGCAACGCTCGGCTCGATGGCGTCGACCTCCGAAGGATTCGCCACGCCGAGGCTGCGGATTGGGCCGAGGCCGTTCTCGAGGGCGCGAACCTCGAGCACGTTCGCTTCACCGGCCCGCATGGCGCCGTGGATCGGACGACCCCGGGACAGCCGATGGGTGTCGCGAACGGCGGCACGGATCTCGGGCACGCGAACCTGCGTGGCGCGCGACTCGCGGGCGCGACGCTCGAGCGATGCTCGCTGCGCGGCGCGGATCTGCGCGGCGCCGACCTCACCGGCGCTCAGCTGTCGGGAGCCGATCTCAGCGGCGCGGACCTTCGCGGCGCAACCCTCGATCGAGCCGTCCTGCTCGGCGCGATCTTGCGTGGTGTGAACCTGGAGGGCGCGAGCGTTTCGCGCGCCGAATGGTCGTATCGCGGCGAGCGGGGCCACGCGCACCTGACGGGCGCGACCTGGACCGACGGCCGAGTGTGCGAGGCCGGCTCGGAGGGACGCTGCATCCGCTCGACGCGATGA
- a CDS encoding pentapeptide repeat-containing protein yields the protein MLERVAPIAARAVRDRRCEDCDLTYATLRGSDLSGGRFHDTIFVHADGRDVNLRDADLSETALGGDFTGADFRGANLRDASVHSAVFRNARLDGVDLRAIRHAEAADWAEAVLEGANLENVRFTGPHGAVDRTTPGQPMGVANGGTDLAHANLRGARLAGATLERCSLRGADLRGADLTGAHLSGADLSDADLRDATLDRATLLGTDLRGANLQDAQLSRARFSGRLPEGDALLTGATWTDGRVCGAGSDGRCIRSSR from the coding sequence ATGCTCGAGCGCGTCGCGCCCATCGCAGCACGCGCGGTGAGAGACCGACGCTGCGAGGACTGCGATCTCACGTACGCGACGCTGCGCGGAAGCGACCTCTCGGGCGGGCGATTCCACGACACCATCTTCGTGCACGCCGACGGGCGCGACGTGAACCTGAGGGATGCGGATCTCAGCGAAACGGCACTCGGCGGGGACTTCACCGGAGCTGATTTCCGCGGCGCGAATCTTCGCGACGCGAGCGTGCACAGCGCGGTGTTCCGCAACGCTCGTCTCGACGGCGTGGACCTCCGAGCGATTCGCCACGCCGAGGCTGCGGATTGGGCCGAGGCCGTTCTCGAGGGCGCGAACCTCGAGAACGTTCGCTTCACGGGGCCGCATGGCGCCGTGGATCGGACGACTCCGGGACAACCGATGGGTGTCGCGAACGGCGGCACGGATCTGGCGCACGCGAACCTGCGTGGCGCGCGACTCGCGGGCGCGACGCTCGAGCGATGCTCGCTGCGCGGCGCGGATCTGCGCGGCGCCGACCTCACCGGCGCTCATCTCTCGGGAGCCGACCTGAGCGACGCCGATCTTCGCGACGCCACCCTCGACCGGGCGACGCTGCTGGGAACCGATCTGCGAGGCGCGAACCTCCAGGACGCGCAGCTCTCGCGAGCTCGTTTCAGTGGTCGCTTGCCCGAGGGAGATGCTCTCCTGACGGGCGCGACCTGGACCGATGGCCGGGTCTGCGGGGCCGGCTCCGATGGCCGATGCATCCGCTCATCGCGATGA